A DNA window from Streptomyces parvus contains the following coding sequences:
- a CDS encoding SapB/AmfS family lanthipeptide, translating to MALLDLQAMDTPAEDSFGELATGSQVSLLVCEFSSLSVVLCTP from the coding sequence ATGGCGCTTCTCGACCTTCAGGCGATGGACACCCCGGCCGAGGACTCCTTCGGCGAGCTCGCCACGGGCAGCCAGGTCTCGCTGCTGGTCTGTGAGTTCAGCTCCCTCAGCGTGGTCCTCTGCACCCCGTGA
- a CDS encoding ABC transporter ATP-binding protein, which translates to MPLPHPDPSPGAASGARRLARQHPAALTWLFLCSTGGALAALALPAALGHTVDRLVSGGPVPWAGLLLCAALTLAETGFDAAAAVTGTTTSARLTASLRARTAARILAAEPRRALALPTGDLTARLTARTADAASAPVTAAGAVAGVLLPLGALVGLLLIDVMTAAALLLGAPLLVALLRTFTRGTADAGADYQRAQSLIAHRLTEVLEGADTIRAARTGAREHRRVLEPLAALAEHGRRTWTVYGRAVGRSGLLLPLLMLLVLAVAGLRLGAGAIGVGELVAASRYASLAVGIGSLTGALGSLARSRAAARSLDPLLTLAPLPHRGLGPVPDAPGHLELRDVGVEQDGRPLLTGVHLTVPGGTSLAVVGRSGSGKSQLAAVAGRLLDPDTGSVLLDGVPLDGMEPARLRREVAYAFARPALLGTTVEDTIAHGPWTASPDAVRDAARAARADGFLALLPYGYATPVADAPLSGGERQRLGLARAFAHPGRLLILDDALSSLDTVTEHHVRRALDARAGRCTRIIVAHRLSSAARADRVAWLEGGRLRATGRHDELWEDPDYRAVFSTDGGGTDSSGRDRSGTGDTTAGGGSGTDTTAGGTGAGTDGTVPSLAAAETR; encoded by the coding sequence GTGCCGCTGCCGCACCCGGACCCGAGCCCCGGTGCGGCGTCCGGCGCCCGACGGCTCGCCCGGCAGCACCCGGCCGCCCTCACCTGGCTGTTCCTCTGCTCCACCGGCGGGGCGCTCGCCGCCCTCGCCCTGCCGGCCGCCCTGGGCCACACCGTCGACCGGCTCGTCTCCGGCGGGCCCGTGCCCTGGGCCGGGCTGCTGCTCTGCGCCGCCCTGACCCTCGCCGAGACCGGGTTCGACGCGGCGGCCGCCGTGACCGGCACGACCACCAGCGCCCGGCTCACCGCGTCCCTGCGCGCCCGCACCGCCGCCCGGATCCTGGCCGCCGAACCCCGCCGGGCCCTCGCCCTGCCCACCGGAGACCTCACCGCCCGGCTCACCGCCCGCACCGCCGACGCCGCGTCCGCGCCCGTCACCGCCGCCGGAGCCGTCGCGGGCGTCCTGCTCCCGCTCGGCGCGCTCGTCGGGCTCCTCCTCATCGACGTCATGACGGCCGCCGCCCTCCTCCTGGGCGCCCCCCTCCTCGTCGCCCTGCTGCGCACCTTCACCCGGGGCACCGCGGATGCCGGGGCCGACTACCAGCGCGCCCAGTCGCTCATCGCCCACCGGCTCACCGAGGTCCTGGAGGGCGCCGACACCATCCGCGCCGCCCGCACCGGCGCCCGTGAACACCGCCGCGTCCTGGAACCCCTGGCCGCCCTCGCCGAACACGGCCGCCGCACCTGGACCGTGTACGGGCGGGCCGTCGGCCGCAGCGGCCTCCTGCTGCCCCTGCTCATGCTGCTGGTCCTCGCGGTCGCCGGACTCCGGCTCGGCGCGGGCGCGATCGGCGTCGGCGAACTCGTCGCCGCCTCCCGCTACGCGAGCCTCGCCGTCGGCATCGGCTCCCTCACCGGCGCCCTCGGCTCCCTGGCCCGCAGCCGCGCCGCCGCCCGAAGCCTCGATCCCCTCCTCACCCTCGCCCCGCTGCCCCACCGGGGCCTGGGGCCGGTCCCCGACGCCCCCGGGCATCTCGAACTCCGGGACGTCGGCGTCGAACAGGACGGCCGACCCCTGCTGACCGGCGTCCACCTGACCGTCCCCGGCGGCACGTCCCTGGCCGTCGTCGGACGCTCCGGCTCCGGCAAGTCCCAGCTGGCCGCGGTCGCCGGGCGGCTGCTCGACCCGGACACCGGCAGCGTGCTGCTGGACGGCGTCCCGCTGGACGGTATGGAACCGGCCCGACTCCGCCGCGAGGTGGCGTACGCCTTCGCCCGCCCCGCCCTCCTCGGCACCACCGTCGAGGACACGATCGCCCACGGCCCCTGGACCGCCTCGCCCGACGCCGTACGCGATGCGGCCCGCGCGGCCCGCGCCGACGGGTTCCTCGCGCTGCTCCCGTACGGCTACGCCACCCCGGTCGCCGACGCCCCGCTCTCCGGCGGCGAACGCCAACGTCTGGGACTGGCCCGTGCGTTCGCCCACCCGGGCCGGCTGCTGATCCTCGACGACGCGCTGTCCAGCCTCGACACCGTGACCGAGCACCATGTCCGCCGCGCCCTCGACGCGCGGGCCGGGCGCTGCACCCGGATCATCGTCGCCCACCGGCTGTCCTCGGCCGCGCGGGCGGACCGGGTCGCCTGGCTGGAGGGCGGCCGGCTCCGCGCGACGGGCCGCCACGACGAGCTGTGGGAGGACCCGGACTACCGGGCGGTCTTCAGCACGGACGGCGGCGGCACGGACAGCAGCGGTAGGGACCGCAGCGGTACGGGGGACACCACGGCCGGCGGAGGCAGCGGCACGGACACCACAGCCGGCGGCACGGGGGCCGGCACGGACGGCACCGTGCCCTCCCTCGCCGCAGCGGAGACGCGATGA
- a CDS encoding ATP-binding cassette domain-containing protein — protein sequence MKRTDDRTRPARDTALRRVGREARPFLRARTGAILRLSGWSLLEFAQTFLSGYGVARALDDGFLAGRPATGLLWLAVAAVAVLPSVLAARGVFGRLADLVEPLRDGLVRRAVARALSGALGRSGDVSTRSLSQVTHQSEIARDGWAGLVLTLRSFVFTAAGAVTGLLALSPALLLIVLPPLVLGSALFLGTLPPMAARQRAYLAADEAYAAHAGELAASVRDIAAAGTAERTVAESRALADAQLAASRSLARWSAVRVVALAVCGRFPPLLLLLGAPWLLRNGLTPGGLVGALTYLTQALAPAVQALMTMLGTAGGRLVVVLDRFTQAPPPPADEPAPPAAGDAPPPSPGPARDTPVAELHEVTFAYGPRAHPVLDRLSLRVGAGEHLAVVGPSGSGKSTLAAVLAGTERPTGGAVRWRGHPARPADATSVRVLLPQHAYVFSGSLRDNLRYLRPDARDREIGAMADAVGLDALLARLGSLDAAVEPGRLSQGERQLVALGRAYLAAPPLLILDEATSRLDPAAETRAELAFAALPGALVVIAHRLSSARRADRTLVMDGPRTQCGTPSELLRSSALYRDLSGLWERGEEHAVRSTPPPSPV from the coding sequence ATGAAGCGCACCGACGACCGGACACGCCCCGCGCGCGACACCGCGCTGCGCCGGGTCGGCCGCGAGGCCCGGCCCTTCCTGCGGGCGCGGACCGGGGCGATCCTGCGGCTGTCCGGGTGGTCCCTGCTGGAGTTCGCGCAGACCTTCCTCAGCGGGTACGGGGTCGCCCGCGCCCTCGACGACGGCTTCCTCGCCGGACGTCCGGCCACCGGCCTCCTCTGGCTGGCCGTCGCCGCCGTCGCCGTACTGCCCTCCGTGCTCGCGGCCCGCGGGGTGTTCGGCCGGCTCGCCGACCTGGTGGAGCCGCTGCGGGACGGGCTGGTGCGGCGCGCGGTGGCCCGGGCGCTGTCGGGTGCGCTCGGCCGTTCCGGCGACGTCAGTACCCGGTCCCTCTCCCAGGTCACTCATCAGAGTGAGATCGCCCGGGACGGCTGGGCCGGACTCGTCCTGACCCTGCGGTCGTTCGTGTTCACGGCCGCCGGTGCCGTCACCGGCCTGCTGGCCCTCTCGCCCGCCCTCCTCCTCATCGTGCTGCCGCCGCTGGTCCTCGGGTCCGCCCTGTTCCTCGGCACCCTGCCGCCGATGGCCGCCCGCCAGCGCGCCTACCTCGCCGCCGACGAGGCGTACGCCGCACACGCGGGCGAACTCGCCGCCTCCGTACGCGACATCGCCGCCGCCGGGACCGCCGAGCGGACGGTGGCCGAGTCCCGGGCCCTCGCCGATGCGCAGCTCGCCGCCTCCCGCTCGCTGGCCCGCTGGTCGGCCGTGCGGGTGGTGGCCCTCGCGGTCTGCGGCCGGTTCCCGCCGCTCCTGCTGCTCCTGGGGGCGCCCTGGCTGCTGCGGAACGGGCTCACGCCGGGAGGGCTCGTCGGCGCGCTGACCTACCTCACCCAGGCGCTCGCCCCCGCCGTCCAGGCGCTGATGACCATGCTGGGCACGGCCGGCGGACGCCTCGTCGTGGTCCTGGACCGCTTCACCCAGGCCCCGCCCCCGCCCGCCGACGAACCGGCCCCACCCGCCGCCGGCGACGCGCCGCCACCCTCTCCGGGCCCCGCCCGCGACACCCCGGTCGCCGAACTCCACGAGGTCACCTTCGCGTACGGGCCCCGCGCCCACCCCGTCCTGGACCGGCTCTCCCTGAGGGTCGGAGCGGGCGAGCACCTCGCGGTCGTCGGCCCGAGCGGCAGCGGCAAGTCGACCCTGGCCGCCGTACTCGCCGGGACCGAGCGGCCCACCGGGGGAGCGGTGCGGTGGCGGGGGCACCCGGCGCGGCCGGCCGACGCCACCTCCGTACGCGTCCTGCTGCCCCAGCACGCCTATGTGTTCAGCGGCTCGCTGCGGGACAACCTCCGCTACCTCCGGCCCGACGCCCGCGACCGGGAGATCGGGGCCATGGCGGACGCGGTCGGCCTGGACGCGCTGCTCGCCCGGCTCGGCTCCCTCGACGCGGCCGTCGAACCGGGCCGGCTCTCCCAGGGGGAACGGCAGCTCGTCGCGCTCGGCCGGGCCTACCTCGCCGCCCCGCCGCTGCTGATCCTCGACGAGGCCACCAGCCGGCTCGACCCGGCCGCCGAGACCCGCGCCGAGCTGGCGTTCGCCGCCCTGCCGGGCGCGCTGGTCGTCATCGCCCACCGGCTCAGCTCGGCCCGCCGCGCCGACCGGACCCTGGTGATGGACGGCCCGCGCACCCAGTGCGGCACCCCCTCGGAACTCCTACGCTCCAGCGCCCTCTACCGCGACCTGTCCGGCCTCTGGGAGCGGGGCGAGGAGCACGCCGTCAGATCCACCCCGCCTCCTTCGCCCGTCTGA
- a CDS encoding response regulator transcription factor, with protein MTIVLLVHTVPLWRASLASLLGTGQGIEVRTAERGAIRAALGGAGPDVLLTDLDCPGARDVLDEVKEATAPHGGTYPLAVLTRSDQPRGLRRAYEAGALGYIDKYRPVDDLSEVMHKLADGGRHIDESLAFSLLQVADMPLSPRELSVLSMAEEGDNVAGIAARLHLTPGTVRNYLAAAIRKSGARNRLDAIRRAKEAGWI; from the coding sequence ATGACAATCGTGCTGCTGGTCCACACCGTGCCGTTGTGGCGCGCATCGCTGGCATCGCTCCTCGGCACGGGGCAGGGCATAGAGGTCCGCACCGCCGAGCGCGGCGCGATACGCGCCGCGCTCGGCGGTGCGGGCCCCGACGTTCTGCTCACCGACCTCGACTGTCCGGGCGCACGGGACGTACTCGACGAGGTGAAGGAGGCCACCGCACCGCATGGAGGAACGTATCCCCTCGCCGTGCTCACCCGCAGCGACCAGCCGCGCGGCCTGCGGCGGGCGTACGAAGCGGGAGCGCTCGGCTACATCGACAAGTACCGCCCCGTGGACGACCTGTCCGAGGTGATGCACAAACTGGCGGACGGCGGACGGCATATCGACGAATCGCTGGCCTTCAGCCTCCTGCAGGTGGCCGACATGCCGTTATCGCCAAGGGAATTGAGCGTGCTCTCGATGGCCGAGGAGGGTGACAACGTGGCGGGGATAGCCGCCCGACTGCACCTGACCCCGGGGACCGTGCGCAATTATCTGGCCGCCGCCATCCGGAAGTCCGGGGCGCGGAATCGGCTGGACGCGATCAGACGGGCGAAGGAGGCGGGGTGGATCTGA
- a CDS encoding transglutaminase-like domain-containing protein — protein MSGLDSGAAERRRQFAEEARSERPDLAFLCLLLGAEAGPVGPAEVRPVTPGEPVSDPYGIDAAQIELDRLAGLLPHGSRSPAGWASALAGLLGERCGFGGSSVDYQRLDSSLLQQVLRRRRGLPILLSVVWIEVARRAGAPVYGVALPGHFVVGFGDRERPVLADPFAGGAPLTGQDAELLVAGATGAALEPSMMVPARPLEIVLRILNNIRAWAAARPERTDVALWAVELSLLLPSHPARLRYEHAQLLVQRGEFLRGAAEMEEYAEILAEIEPTTAENIRRKAHAARALLN, from the coding sequence ATGAGCGGGCTGGATTCCGGGGCGGCCGAGCGGCGGCGGCAGTTCGCCGAGGAGGCCCGGTCCGAGCGGCCGGACCTCGCCTTCCTGTGCCTGCTGCTGGGCGCGGAGGCGGGACCGGTGGGGCCGGCCGAGGTCCGGCCGGTGACTCCGGGGGAACCCGTTTCCGACCCGTACGGCATCGACGCCGCGCAGATCGAGCTGGACCGGCTGGCCGGGCTGCTGCCCCACGGCTCCCGCTCCCCCGCCGGCTGGGCCTCGGCCCTGGCCGGACTGCTGGGCGAGCGCTGCGGATTCGGCGGCTCGTCGGTCGACTACCAGCGGCTGGACTCCTCGCTCCTCCAGCAGGTGCTGCGACGCCGCCGGGGCCTGCCGATCCTGCTCTCGGTCGTCTGGATCGAGGTCGCGAGGAGGGCGGGCGCGCCGGTGTACGGGGTGGCGCTGCCGGGGCACTTCGTGGTCGGCTTCGGCGACCGGGAACGCCCGGTGCTGGCCGACCCGTTCGCCGGGGGCGCGCCGCTGACCGGTCAGGACGCGGAGCTGCTTGTCGCGGGGGCGACCGGGGCGGCACTGGAGCCGTCCATGATGGTGCCCGCCCGCCCGCTGGAGATCGTGCTGCGGATCCTGAACAACATCCGGGCGTGGGCGGCGGCCCGGCCCGAGCGCACGGACGTGGCCCTGTGGGCGGTGGAGCTGTCGCTGCTCCTGCCCTCGCATCCGGCCAGGCTCCGCTACGAGCATGCCCAGCTCCTCGTCCAGCGCGGTGAATTCCTGCGGGGGGCGGCGGAGATGGAGGAATATGCGGAGATCCTCGCCGAGATCGAGCCGACGACGGCCGAGAACATCCGGCGCAAGGCCCACGCGGCGCGCGCCCTGCTGAACTGA
- a CDS encoding GNAT family N-acetyltransferase — MEFTIGGRLEVRITPADVGKRVSVRRRTESDGTGVEFTDVVGVLTSWNDGVVSVTRKSGESVHFVESSLVAGKVVPAAPARRRGPAASFEELAAVTARAWRPVESEALGDWRLRAAGGFTRRANSVLPLGDPGLPLGEALGHVCRWYEERGLPAYVQTATGAEGTQELLCAELERHGWRREVSAEVRIAALAPVGDRGAEVSAVRLTREPDAAWLARYQRFSTSGPHVLRVLGSGPSVWFATVPGSGDAPDAIGRCVVDGRWAGFMAVEVAPERRRRGLATTVMTALARRALDEGASAAWLQVEEDNEGARALYDGMGFSGHHRYHHYRSA; from the coding sequence GTGGAATTCACTATCGGCGGACGGCTGGAAGTCCGCATCACACCCGCTGACGTGGGCAAACGCGTTTCCGTACGGCGCCGGACGGAAAGCGACGGCACGGGCGTGGAGTTCACCGATGTGGTCGGCGTGCTCACATCATGGAACGACGGCGTGGTGTCGGTCACACGGAAGAGCGGCGAATCTGTCCACTTCGTGGAATCCTCACTGGTCGCGGGCAAGGTCGTGCCCGCCGCCCCGGCCCGGCGCCGGGGCCCCGCCGCCTCCTTCGAGGAGCTGGCGGCCGTCACCGCGCGCGCCTGGCGGCCGGTGGAGAGCGAGGCGCTGGGCGACTGGCGGCTGCGCGCGGCCGGGGGCTTCACCCGGCGCGCCAACTCCGTTCTGCCGCTCGGCGATCCGGGTCTGCCGCTCGGCGAGGCGCTCGGGCACGTTTGCCGCTGGTACGAGGAGCGGGGCCTGCCCGCGTACGTCCAGACGGCGACCGGGGCCGAGGGCACGCAGGAGCTCCTGTGCGCGGAGCTGGAGCGGCACGGCTGGCGGCGCGAGGTCTCCGCGGAGGTCCGGATCGCCGCGCTGGCGCCGGTCGGGGACCGGGGGGCGGAGGTGTCCGCGGTCCGTCTGACCCGGGAGCCGGACGCGGCCTGGCTCGCCCGCTACCAGCGCTTCTCCACGTCCGGCCCGCATGTGCTGCGGGTGCTGGGCAGCGGCCCTTCGGTCTGGTTCGCCACGGTGCCGGGCAGCGGCGACGCGCCGGATGCGATCGGGCGGTGCGTCGTGGACGGCCGGTGGGCCGGGTTCATGGCCGTCGAGGTCGCCCCCGAGCGGCGGCGGCGCGGACTGGCCACGACGGTGATGACCGCGCTGGCCCGCCGCGCGCTGGACGAGGGCGCTTCGGCGGCCTGGCTCCAGGTCGAGGAGGACAATGAGGGGGCGCGGGCGCTGTACGACGGCATGGGCTTCTCAGGCCACCACCGGTACCACCACTACCGCTCGGCGTGA
- the fdxA gene encoding ferredoxin, whose protein sequence is MTYVIAQPCVDVKDKACIEECPVDCIYEGQRSLYIHPDECVDCGACEPVCPVEAIFYEDDTPEEWKDYYKANVEFFDDLGSPGGASKLGLIERDHAFIAGLPPQNQ, encoded by the coding sequence GTGACCTACGTCATCGCGCAGCCTTGTGTCGACGTGAAGGACAAGGCCTGCATCGAAGAGTGCCCCGTCGACTGCATCTACGAGGGCCAGCGATCCTTGTACATCCACCCGGACGAGTGCGTCGACTGTGGAGCCTGTGAGCCGGTGTGCCCGGTCGAGGCCATCTTCTACGAGGACGACACCCCGGAGGAGTGGAAGGACTACTACAAGGCGAACGTCGAGTTCTTCGACGACCTCGGCTCGCCGGGCGGTGCTTCGAAGCTCGGTCTCATCGAGCGCGACCACGCGTTCATCGCCGGTCTGCCGCCGCAGAACCAGTAA
- the dapC gene encoding succinyldiaminopimelate transaminase: MSAVSSRLPVFPWDRLAPYKSTAQAHPDGIVDLSVGTPVDPVPELIQRALVAAADSPGYPTVWGTEALRDALTGWVERRLGAVGVTHANVLPVVGSKELVAWLPTQLGLGAGDKVAYPRLAYPTYEVGARLCGAEPVVYDDPTELDPAGLKLLWLNSPSNPTGKVLPKDELIRIVAWAREHGVLVLSDECYLELGWDAEPVSVLHPDVCGGHYDGIVAVHSLSKRSNLAGYRAAFIAGDAAVLGELLLIRKHGGMMTAAPVQAATVAALGDDVHVSAQRARYADRRLALRTALETHGFRIEHSEASLYLWATRDEPCWDTVAYLAERGILVAPGDFYGPAGASFVRVAFTATDERVAAAVKRLS; encoded by the coding sequence GTGTCCGCAGTCTCCTCCCGCCTCCCCGTCTTCCCCTGGGACAGGCTCGCGCCCTACAAGTCGACGGCCCAGGCCCACCCGGACGGCATCGTGGACCTGTCGGTCGGCACCCCGGTCGACCCGGTCCCCGAGCTGATCCAGCGGGCGCTGGTCGCCGCCGCGGACAGCCCCGGCTATCCGACGGTGTGGGGCACCGAGGCCCTGCGGGACGCGCTCACCGGCTGGGTGGAGCGCCGCCTCGGCGCGGTCGGCGTCACCCACGCCAACGTGCTGCCGGTCGTCGGTTCCAAGGAGCTGGTGGCCTGGCTGCCGACGCAGCTCGGGCTCGGTGCGGGCGACAAGGTGGCCTACCCCCGGCTCGCCTACCCGACGTACGAGGTCGGCGCCCGGCTCTGCGGCGCGGAGCCCGTCGTCTACGACGACCCGACCGAGCTGGACCCGGCGGGGCTGAAGCTGCTCTGGCTCAACTCGCCGTCCAACCCCACCGGCAAGGTGCTGCCCAAGGACGAGCTGATCCGGATCGTCGCCTGGGCGCGCGAGCACGGCGTCCTCGTCCTCAGCGACGAGTGCTACCTGGAGCTGGGCTGGGACGCCGAACCGGTCTCGGTGCTCCACCCGGACGTCTGCGGCGGCCACTACGACGGCATCGTGGCGGTCCACTCCCTCTCCAAGCGCTCCAACCTGGCCGGATACCGGGCCGCGTTCATCGCGGGCGACGCGGCCGTCCTCGGTGAACTGCTGCTGATCCGCAAGCACGGCGGGATGATGACGGCCGCCCCCGTCCAGGCCGCCACCGTCGCCGCCCTCGGCGACGACGTGCACGTCTCCGCGCAGCGCGCCCGGTACGCCGACCGGCGCCTCGCCCTCCGTACGGCCCTGGAAACGCACGGCTTCCGGATCGAGCACAGCGAGGCGAGCCTCTACCTGTGGGCGACCCGCGACGAACCGTGCTGGGACACCGTGGCGTACCTCGCGGAGCGGGGCATCCTGGTCGCGCCCGGCGACTTCTACGGCCCGGCGGGCGCGAGCTTCGTGCGGGTGGCGTTCACCGCGACGGACGAGCGGGTGGCGGCGGCGGTCAAGCGCCTGTCGTGA
- a CDS encoding ATP-binding protein: MSLPLTRRIARAALLIAAGATPVVGAAGAASAAGLPAAPDLGGLTALDGANVGNTLDSTARQGTQAAGETGGRLVGTALPAAGETVGKSAKVAVPAAQETVGQAAGNAGEAVGGVAEAAGGGLPTEGLGGGLPTDAVTQGGLPLNGLPIG, from the coding sequence ATGTCCCTCCCCCTGACCCGTCGGATCGCTCGTGCCGCGCTGCTGATCGCCGCTGGCGCGACCCCCGTGGTCGGTGCGGCCGGTGCCGCGAGCGCCGCAGGTCTCCCGGCGGCCCCTGACCTGGGCGGCCTGACCGCACTGGACGGCGCGAACGTCGGCAACACCCTGGACAGCACCGCGCGGCAGGGCACCCAGGCCGCCGGTGAGACCGGTGGCCGGCTCGTCGGCACCGCCCTCCCGGCGGCGGGCGAGACCGTCGGCAAGTCCGCCAAGGTCGCCGTCCCGGCCGCCCAGGAGACCGTCGGCCAGGCCGCGGGCAACGCGGGCGAGGCGGTGGGCGGGGTGGCCGAGGCCGCCGGTGGCGGTCTGCCGACCGAGGGCCTCGGCGGCGGGCTGCCCACCGACGCCGTCACCCAGGGCGGCCTGCCGCTGAACGGCCTGCCGATCGGCTGA
- the dapE gene encoding succinyl-diaminopimelate desuccinylase, producing the protein MADSTLDPALDLTLDGPALTARLVDFPSVSGEEKALADAIESALRALPHLTVDRYGNNVVARTHLGRAERVVLAGHIDTVPIADNVPSRLDGNGILWGCGTSDMKSGVALQLRIAATVPEPNRDLTFIFYDNEEVAAHLNGLGHIADAHPEWLAGDFAVLLEPSDGEVEGGCQGTLRVHLRTTGERAHSARSWMGSNAIHAAAPILAALAAYEPRRPVIDGLEYHEGLNAVGIEGGVATNVIPDACTVVVNYRYAPDRTEEEAIAHVREVFADCGVAEIVIDDHSGAAMPGLSHPAAQAFMTAVGGTARPKFGWTDVSRFGALGVPAVNYGPGDPMYAHKRDEHVAVDKITHCEERLRSWLTD; encoded by the coding sequence ATGGCCGACAGCACCCTTGACCCCGCCCTCGACCTCACCCTGGACGGACCGGCGCTCACCGCCCGGCTCGTCGACTTCCCCTCGGTCAGCGGGGAGGAGAAGGCCCTCGCCGACGCGATCGAATCGGCCCTGCGCGCGCTGCCGCACCTCACCGTCGACCGGTACGGCAACAACGTCGTCGCCCGCACGCACCTGGGCCGCGCCGAGCGCGTCGTCCTCGCCGGGCACATCGACACCGTGCCGATCGCCGACAACGTCCCCTCCCGTCTCGACGGGAACGGCATCCTATGGGGCTGCGGGACCTCCGACATGAAGTCCGGCGTCGCCCTCCAGCTCCGGATCGCCGCGACGGTCCCCGAGCCCAACCGCGATCTGACCTTCATCTTCTACGACAACGAAGAGGTCGCCGCCCACCTCAACGGCCTCGGCCACATCGCCGACGCGCACCCCGAGTGGCTCGCCGGAGACTTCGCCGTCCTGCTGGAGCCCTCCGACGGCGAGGTCGAGGGCGGCTGCCAGGGCACCCTGCGGGTCCACCTGCGCACGACGGGGGAGCGGGCCCACTCGGCGCGCAGCTGGATGGGGTCCAACGCGATCCACGCCGCCGCCCCGATCCTGGCCGCCCTCGCCGCGTACGAGCCCCGCCGCCCCGTCATCGACGGCCTCGAATACCACGAGGGCCTCAACGCGGTCGGCATCGAGGGCGGCGTCGCCACCAACGTCATCCCGGACGCCTGCACCGTCGTCGTCAACTACCGCTACGCCCCCGACCGCACCGAGGAGGAGGCCATCGCCCACGTCCGCGAGGTCTTCGCCGACTGCGGCGTGGCCGAGATCGTCATCGACGACCACTCCGGCGCCGCCATGCCCGGCCTCTCCCACCCCGCCGCCCAGGCCTTCATGACCGCTGTCGGCGGCACGGCCCGGCCCAAGTTCGGCTGGACCGACGTCTCCCGCTTCGGCGCGCTCGGCGTCCCCGCGGTGAACTACGGACCCGGCGACCCCATGTACGCCCACAAGCGCGACGAGCACGTGGCGGTCGACAAGATCACCCACTGCGAGGAGCGCCTCCGCTCCTGGCTGACCGACTGA
- a CDS encoding TIGR00730 family Rossman fold protein translates to MGNAEDARIPEGAEVPEGAVSPEEQWLGPVLRRREQVQPGTTDQRLLDSEGDSEWVHTDPWRVMRIQSEFVEGFGALAELPSAISVFGSARTPAGSPEYEAGVAIGKALVDAGFAVITGGGPGAMEAANKGAREAKGVSVGLGIELPFESGLNPHVDIGVNFRYFFVRKTMFVKYAQGFVVLPGGLGTLDELFEALTLVQTGKVTRFPIVLFGTAYWGGLVDWLRDTVVAQGKASEKDLLLFHVTDDVEEAVTLVTKEVGR, encoded by the coding sequence ATGGGCAACGCCGAAGACGCACGGATCCCCGAGGGTGCGGAGGTTCCCGAGGGCGCGGTCAGCCCCGAGGAGCAGTGGCTGGGCCCGGTCCTGCGCCGCAGGGAGCAGGTCCAGCCCGGTACGACCGATCAGCGGCTGCTGGACTCCGAGGGCGACTCCGAGTGGGTGCACACCGACCCCTGGCGGGTGATGCGCATCCAGTCGGAGTTCGTGGAGGGCTTCGGCGCGCTCGCCGAACTGCCGAGCGCGATCAGCGTCTTCGGCTCGGCCCGCACCCCCGCCGGATCTCCGGAGTACGAGGCCGGGGTGGCGATCGGCAAGGCCCTGGTCGACGCGGGCTTCGCGGTGATCACCGGCGGCGGCCCGGGCGCGATGGAGGCGGCCAACAAGGGCGCCCGGGAGGCCAAGGGCGTCTCGGTCGGCCTCGGCATCGAGCTGCCCTTCGAGTCGGGCCTCAACCCGCACGTCGACATCGGCGTCAACTTCCGCTACTTCTTCGTCCGCAAGACGATGTTCGTGAAGTACGCCCAGGGCTTCGTGGTCCTGCCCGGCGGCCTCGGCACCCTCGACGAACTCTTCGAGGCGCTGACCCTCGTCCAGACCGGCAAGGTCACCCGCTTCCCGATCGTCCTGTTCGGCACGGCGTACTGGGGCGGCCTGGTCGACTGGCTCCGCGACACGGTGGTGGCCCAGGGCAAGGCATCGGAGAAGGACCTGCTGCTCTTCCACGTGACGGACGACGTGGAGGAAGCGGTGACGCTGGTCACGAAGGAGGTCGGGCGGTGA